In Arachis hypogaea cultivar Tifrunner chromosome 2, arahy.Tifrunner.gnm2.J5K5, whole genome shotgun sequence, a genomic segment contains:
- the LOC112755756 gene encoding putative indole-3-acetic acid-amido synthetase GH3.9, translated as MDGRKLEYKGVEALKEIERLTLKAGEVQEQILREILTQNKNTEYLKKYINEKDLSITEFMRCVPVTIYEAIFPYIERIANGDESSLITGHPVTEMLCSSGTSGGEPKITPSIAEDLDRRTFLYNLIMPIINQYVPNLDEGKAMFLYFVKAEMSTPCGLPARTVLTSYYKSKHFKCRSHDRWNDLTSPDQTILCTDTAQSMYCQILSGLIQRQQVLRLGAVFASAFLRAISFLECNWKILTEDIRTGHLNNSITDPNCRSCMTTLLSSPNPTLADELVKVCSEKCWKGILCKIWPRAKYIEAVVTGSMAQYVPALDYYSDGKLPLVCTMYASSECYFGVNLRPFCDPKDVAFTILPNMGYFEFIPLGHNGTLLMDFDEKKQVPNEKLVDLVHVKLGCFYELVITTFAGLYRYRIGDVVQVVGFYNKAPQFRFICRRNVVLSIDTEKTSEEDLHRAITMAKKLLEPHDALLLEYTSYPDTSSLPGHYVLYWEIQILHNNSNNNKYFSVIEECCNVIEEELDYVYRRCRTNDRSVGPLEIRVVEGGTFDLLMDLFIAQGASINQYKTPRCVKSKKALKLLKSRVLASFFSTRDPKWAPKMC; from the exons ATGGATGGAAGGAAATTAGAGTACAAAGGTGTTGAAGCACTCAAGGAGATAGAGAGGCTAACGCTGAAGGCCGGTGAAgttcaagaacaaattttgagAGAGATCTTGACTCAGAATAAGAATACTGAATATTTGAAGAAGTATATAAACGAAAAAGATTTAAGCATAACCGAGTTTATGAGGTGTGTTCCAGTCACAATTTATGAAGCAATATTTCCGTATATTGAAAGAATTGCAAATGGAGACGAGTCTTCTCTCATCACTGGTCACCCTGTAACAGAGATGTTATGCAG TTCAGGGACATCAGGTGGAGAACCAAAGATAACACCATCAATAGCTGAAGATCTTGACCGTCGTACCTTTCTCTACAACCTTATCATGCCAATTATAAATCA GTATGTTCCTAATCTTGATGAAGGGAAGGCAATGTTCCTATATTTTGTGAAGGCGGAAATGTCCACCCCATGTGGCTTACCAGCAAGAACAGTTCTCACATCTTATTACAAGAGCAAGCATTTCAAGTGCCGGAGTCATGATCGGTGGAACGACCTTACTAGCCCAGATCAAACCATCCTTTGCACCGACACGGCGCAAAGCATGTATTGCCAGATACTATCAGGCCTTATCCAACGGCAACAAGTCCTGCGACTTGGTGCCGTCTTTGCCTCAGCCTTTCTCAGGGCAATTTCTTTTCTCGAATGCAATTGGAAGATACTCACCGAAGACATAAGAACTGGACACCTTAACAACTCAATTACTGACCCTAATTGTAGATCTTGCATGACCACATTGCTATCATCACCAAATCCAACCCTAGCTGATGAATTGGTTAAGGTTTGTAGCGAAAAATGTTGGAAGGGAATTTTGTGCAAGATTTGGCCTAGGGCAAAATACATAGAAGCAGTGGTAACAGGATCAATGGCCCAATATGTGCCTGCTTTGGATTATTATAGTGATGGGAAATTGCCTTTGGTGTGTACAATGTATGCTTCATCTGAGTGTTACTTTGGGGTTAATTTAAGGCCTTTTTGTGATCCAAAGGACGTGGCATTTACAATATTACCCAACATGGGGTACTTTGAGTTCATACCTCTTGGACATAATGGGACATTGTTGATggattttgatgaaaagaagCAAGTGCCTAATGAGAAGCTTGTGGACTTGGTTCATGTTAAGCTTGGTTGCTTTTATGAGCTGGTCATCACTACCTTTGCTG GACTGTATAGATATCGAATTGGTGATGTGGTGCAAGTAGTTGGATTCTACAATAAAGCACCACAATTCCGTTTCATATGCAGAAGAAACGTAGTCCTAAGCATAGACACTGAAAAGACAAGCGAAGAAGATCTCCATAGAGCTATAACCATGGCTAAGAAGCTTTTAGAACCTCACGATGCTCTCCTACTTGAATACACTAGCTACCCGGACACTTCTTCTCTTCCAGGGCATTATGTTTTGTACTGGGAAATCCAAATTCTCCATAACAATAGCAACAATAACAAGTATTTTAGTGTTATTGAGGAATGTTGCAATGTAATAGAAGAGGAGCTGGATTACGTGTACCGTAGGTGCAGGACCAATGATAGATCTGTGGGACCACTTGAAATACGTGTGGTTGAAGGAGGGACGTTTGATTTGTTGATGGATTTGTTTATTGCTCAAGGTGCTTCAATTAATCAGTATAAAACACCAAGGTGTGTTAAGTCTAAGAAAGCACTTAAGTTGCTTAAGTCTAGGGTTCTTGCTTCTTTCTTTAGTACTAGAGATCCCAAATGGGCACCTAAGATGTGTTGA